A stretch of Aedes aegypti strain LVP_AGWG chromosome 2, AaegL5.0 Primary Assembly, whole genome shotgun sequence DNA encodes these proteins:
- the LOC110673980 gene encoding cytosolic 10-formyltetrahydrofolate dehydrogenase-like produces the protein MSSGSECNGVKTNGYFNGNGHPEDLKIAIIGQSNFAAEVLEVLLEHHHIVVGVFTIADKGSREDILATTARQLNIPVFKISAWRRKGVPIPEVLEKYKSVGANLNVLPFCSQFIPMEVIDGAKFGSICYHPSILPRHRGASAISWTLIEGDDTAGFSIFWADDGLDTGPILLQRQCPVYGDDTLDTLYKRFLYPEGVTAMVEAVNMIADGTAPKITQTEIGATYDPALFREENQFIDLNQSAERIFNFIRGLDSVPGALAVIIGDDGSECPVRLHGASLCGPAMLDNAKRVNFKGSAGPAFVDRDGIFITASDGQLVKVKRVKKGSKMIQASQWFTQAGKKVIPLELNAREVEMEEILKGIWKSILKVEIEAETDFFACGAGSMDVVRLVEEVKDALEIPLENENLFMAPSFQEFLNEVISRTRNGTSQESSGPDYESVVLRENKKTISVPVQMFVNGRFIDAENKKTLDIINPTTEQVICKVAAASASDVDYAIRCAHDAFKGVWSQVSARERGQMMYKLADLMEQYKEELATIESVDSGAVYTLALKTHVGMSIDAWRYYAGWTDKIEGSTIPVNPAKPNNVLTFTKREPVGVCGLITPWNYPLMMLSWKMAACIAAGNTVVIKPAQVCPLTALKFAELSVKAGFPPGVINVVTGAGSVTGQAISEHPLVRKLGFTGSTPIGKKIMASCAESNIKKCSMELGGKSPLIIFADCDMDKAVRLGMSSVFFNKGENCIAAGRLFVEHKIHDEFVRKVVKNIKTMTIGDPLNRGTAHGPQNHKAHMDKLVEYCQIGVKEGAKLVYGGKRVPNMKGWFFEPTVFTNVQDHMFIAKEESFGPIMVVSKFHSSDFDALVQRANATEYGLASGVFTNDIRKAMLFADKVEAGTVFVNTYNKTDVAAPFGGFKQSGFGKDLGQEALNEYLKTKCVTIEY, from the exons TTCAACGGAAACGGTCACCCAGAGGACCTCAAAATAGCAATCATCGGTCAGAGCAACTTTGCAGCCGAAGTTCTGGAAGTCCTACTAGAGCATCACCACATTGTGGTCGGAGTGTTCACCATTGCCGACAAGGGAAGCCGCGAGGACATCCTTGCCACGACTGCCCGGCAACTTAACATACCGGTTTTCAAGATTTCGGCATGGCGACGCAAGGGTGTTCCCATTCCGGAAGTGCTGGAGAAGTACAAGTCGGTCGGAGCGAACTTGAACGTGCTGCCATTCTGCAGCCAGTTCATACCAATGGAGGTGATTGATGGAGCCAAATTTGGCAGCATTTGCTATCATCCGTCGATATTGCCCAGACATCGTGGAGCGAGTGCCATTTCATGGACTTTGATCGAAGGGGATGATACGGCCGGGTTCTCGATCTTCTGGGCTGACGATGGACTGGATACCGGACCAATTCTGCTGCAGAGACAATGTCCGGTGTACGGAGATGATACACTGGACACATTATACAAGAGATTCCTGTATCCGGAAGGTGTCACAGCAATGGTGGAAGCAGTGAATATGATTGCGGATGGGACTGCACCGAAGATTACGCAGACTGAGATCGGGGCCACCTACGATCCTGCGCTATTCCGTGAAGAGAATCAGTTTATTGATTTGAATCAATCGGCGGAGAGGATTTTTAACTTCATCAGAGGGTTGGATTCAGTGCCTGGGGCATTGGCGGTAATTATCGGGGATGATGGAAGTGAGTGTCCCGTGCGATTGCACGGAGCATCTTTATGTGGCCCAGCCatgctcgataacgctaaacgAGTGAACTTCAAGGGATCAGCAGGTCCAGCTTTTGTGGATCGCGATGGAATTTTTATCACCGCATCGGACGGACAGTTGGTGAAGGTGAAACGTGTGAAAAAAGGAAGCAAGATGATCCAGGCTAGTCAATGGTTTACCCAGGCGGGTAAGAAGGTTATACCATTAGAGTTGAATGCACGAGAAGTTGAGATGGAGGAAATACTCAAAGGAATTTGGAAGTCCATCTTGAAGGTGGAAATAGAAGCGGAAACAGACTTCTTCGCCTGTGGTGCCGGTTCCATGGATGTCGTTCGCTTAGTGGAAGAAGTCAAAGATGCATTGGAGATCCCGTTAGAAAACGAAAATCTTTTCATGGCACCTagcttccaggaatttctgaacgaagTAATAAGTAGAACAAGGAATGGAACAAGCCAGGAAAGTTCCGGACCGGATTATGAATCGGTAGTTTTGAGAGAGAACAAGAAGACAATTTCCGTACCAGTGCAGATGTTTGTAAATGGTAGGTTCATCGACGCAGAGAACAAAAAGACTCTGGATATCATCAACCCTACGACGGAGCAAGTAATCTGTAAGGTCGCTGCAGCATCCGCGTCAGATGTGGATTACGCTATAAGATGTGCTCATGACGCTTTCAAGGGCGTTTGGAGTCAAGTATCTGCCAGAGAGCGTGGGCAAATGATGTACAAACTGGCTGACCTTATGGAACAGTACAAGGAAGAATTGGCAACCATTGAATCCGTTGACTCAGGTGCAGTATACACCCTGGCTTTGAAAACTCACGTGGGCATGTCGATTGACGCGTGGCGTTATTACGCGGGATGGACGGATAAGATCGAAGGATCGACAATTCCCGTTAATCCAGCTAAACCAAACAACGTACTCACCTTCACCAAGCGAGAACCGGTTGGAGTTTGTGGATTGATCACCCCTTGGAACTATCCCCTGATGATGCTCTCGTGGAAAATGGCTGCCTGCATTGCTGCTGGCAACACTGTAGTAATCAAACCTGCCCAAGTTTGTCCTTTAACTGCATTGAAGTTTGCGGAACTCTCGGTGAAAGCTGGATTCCCACCGGGTGTAATCAACGTAGTTACGGGAGCTGGATCTGTCACCGGCCAAGCCATCTCCGAACATCCCCTGGTACGAAAACTTGGCTTTACTGGATCAACACCTATTGGCAAAAAAATTATGGCCTCATGCGCCGAATCGAATATCAAAAAATGCTCAATGGAACTTGGTGGCAAAAGTCCACTGATAATTTTCGCTGATTGTGACATGGATAAGGCCGTTCGATTGGGAATGTCATCCGTGTTCTTCAACAAAGGTGAAAACTGCATAGCTGCTGGACGGCTGTTTGTAGAGCACAAGATTCAcgacgaatttgtgcgaaaagTAGTGAAAAACATCAAAACTATGACCATAGGGGATCCGCTAAATCGAGGAACAGCTCATGGTCCACAGAATCACAAAGCTCACATGGACAAGCTGGTAGAGTATTGCCAGATTGGAGTAAAGGAAGGGGCTAAGCTTGTCTATGGAGGAAAACGAGTGCCCAACATGAAGGGTTGGTTCTTCGAGCCGACTGTCTTCACCAATGTGCAGGATCACATGTTCATAGCAAAAGAAGAATCTTTCGGGCCTATCATGGTCGTCTCAAAGTTCCACAGCAGTGATTTTGACGCATTGGTTCAGAGGGCTAACGCTACAGAATACGGTCTTGCCAGCGGAGTGTTCACCAATGATATCCGGAAAGCAATGCTGTTTGCCGATAAAGTTGAAGCTGGAACCGTCTTTGTCAATACGTACAACAAGACAGACGTTGCTGCTCCTTTTGGAGGGTTCAAACAAAGCGGATTTGGAAAGGATTTAG GCCAAGAAGCACTGAACGAATATCTCAAAACCAAATGTGTGACCATTGAGTATTGA